The sequence GCCGCTTGCGAGCGGGCGGCGGCAAGGGAAGCTGCGCCGCGGCTGGCTTGCGGACCGCACTGCCGAAATCATCAGTTGCCAGCCGCGCCCTTGCCGCCTTCGCTCTTCGCGGCAGCTGGGGATCGCCTCGCGACATGCGAGGAGGAGACCTCGAGCAGGAAAGGCCGGACGCCGATGGGTGCCGGGAGAGGTGATGGAAAGGAATGACGTTGAAGAGCTGAAGGAGCGTGTCCTGTGCGCGGCCGTGCTGGAAAAGGCCGGCTTCGCGATCGACCTGAAGGAGAGCACGCGCCGGGCCGTCAAATATCGCCGGGGCGACGACATCGTCATCGTCATCCATGACGGCAAGGGCTGGTTCGATCCGCTGTCCGAGGCGAAGGGCGACGTGTACGCGCTGGTCGCTCATCTCGATCATGTCGCGTTTACCGAATGCCTCGACCGTGTGGCGGAGCTCGTGGGCTTTATCCCGAACGAGCCCGTCTGGACGCGGCCGGCGCGAATACGCGCTGCCGATGTTGGCATTGCGGAGCGCTGGCACCGACGCCGCAAGCCCTGGCCCGGTTCTCTCACGAGGCGCTATCTCGGCGAAGAACGCGCGCTTTCCGATACAGTAGTCCGGGCCGCGATCCGGAACGACCGGCTGCGCGAAGGCCCACGGGGCAGCATGTGGGCGGCCCATACCGATGAGGCCGGGGTCATCACCGGCTGGGAGGAGAGAGGGCCGGAGTGGCGCGGCTTCGCCACCGGCGGGGCGAAGGTCCTGTTCCGCTTCGGACCTGTCGATGCCACCCGCTTCTGCCTCACCGAGGCGGCGATCGACGCCATGAGCCTCGCCGCGATCGAGGACATGCGGCCCGACAGCCTGTTCCTCAGCACCGGCGGCGGCTGGTCGCCGGCGAGCGTGGCGGCGATCCGCACGCTTGTCATGCGTGACAACGCGCTTCTCGTTGCCGCCACCGACAACAATGCGCAGGGCGATGCCTATGCCGAGCGCCTGAAGGCCATCGCGGCCGAAGCGCCCTGCGGCTTCGAGCGCCTGCGTCCGAACGCCGGAGATTGGAATGAGGATCTGCGATCGATGAAGAAGGAGAAGGATGAGGAGGGAAAGGAGGCCCTGCTGCCGCATGCCCGCCGGCCGCGTCAAGGGTGAAGCTTCGCCCGGCTGCGCCGGCCCTTGACCCGCCCGGACGGAGAGGCGGCCGCCAAGGAGGGGTCATGAAGGGCTGAAGAGAAGATGGTGATCCCCGCGAAGGGGAGCTGCGCTCCGGCCCGACGAGGCTGAAAGGAGCCCGCCATGAACCTCCCACCCGTCCGCAAGGTCTTCGAGGGCGTCGCCGACCGGCGCCAGATGTTCCGCATGTTCGACCGCCACGCGCAGCGCCCCAACCGCTGGCAGGGCGACGACAGTGCGCTCTATCGCGGCGAATGGTTCGAGATCGGCCAGGTCGAGCACGACTACATGTTCGAGGTGCTGCCGCCGCTCTGGATGCGTGGCGACATGTTCGCCATGCGCGAATTCCTGACCGGGAGCATCACCAGCGTCTTCTTCTCGCTGACGATCGACGGCCGGGCTCGCTACTTCCACGGCTATTGCGATCTAGGCGACCCATGTTCTCCCGATTGCCTGAAGGCGGTGATCGCCGAGCGCGAATCCCGGCCGGCGAAGGCGATGACGCGCGAGGAGCGCCTCGAGCACATCTGGAGCGCGACGAACGACGACTATCGTGGCTATGCCGACTGGCGATTCCCCCACGCCGCGCGCGGCAGGCGCATCGTCATCGTCTATCGCCGGGTTCGGGGCCGCGACTTCAAGCTGCTCGACCAGCTCACGGACGCGGAGATCGGCGCCAAGCTTCCGGTGCATCTGCGCTACCTGCCCGACCCGATCGCGGCGTAGGTGCTGCCATGTTCACCTTCTCCGTGACAGACGTCCATGCGGTCATCACGCGCGGGCGTATCGATGCCCTCGCCAATGGCGGCTTTCGCAATCCCTATTACGGCCTCCGTCCCGGCAAGGACGAGAAGCCCGGTCTCTGGCTGGTCGGCGACGAGGGAGTCTATCTGCTCTCCAACGGCAAGCTCGCCGAGGGGCAGCGACCCCTCGTCGTCTATGCCGAGGAATGCGATCCGAAGACCAACCCCGGCTACTGGCACTACAAGCGCCAGCATTTCGGCGGCGATGACGGGATCGAGTTTCTCGATGCCGAGATGCTCGTGAAGCAAATCGCCGCGGTTCCTCGAGCCACGTATGTACGGATCGAAATGACCGACACCAGCATGTCGATCACGCCGATCCGCCGCTGACATCCCGGGCCGGCCGGCCCGTCCCCGACATCACCGCGATCGTCGCTCCTGCCGGAACCCCGCCGGCGGGCCGATGCCGCGCGCCTTCAGCACAGGAGACATTTCCCATGGCGCAGGACGATCCCTTCACGCTCGACCTCTTCGGCAACACTGCCCTGTCCTCCGGGCTCGGCCTCGGCATCACGGCATTTGCGGCCTCGTCCAACGACAATCCCGATCACGACGATGACCCGCCGCTATCGGCGCCGGCCTCGGCGATGCCGTTCGCTTCGCGGCAGCTCGTGTCGTCATCCCCGGGCCGGACGCGAGGCGAGAATTTCCATCTCGCCTGCCACCGCGCCTTGGCGAAAGGCTGGAAGGACCGGGCGCGCGACAATATCGCCGCGATCCGCCTCGCCGCGGCGATCGAATCCGAGGAACGCCCGGCGACGATCGAGGAACAGCAGCACTTGATCCGCTTCACCGGCTTCGGCGCGTCCGATCTCGCCAACTTCGTGT comes from Ancylobacter sp. IITR112 and encodes:
- a CDS encoding DUF1419 domain-containing protein, with translation MNLPPVRKVFEGVADRRQMFRMFDRHAQRPNRWQGDDSALYRGEWFEIGQVEHDYMFEVLPPLWMRGDMFAMREFLTGSITSVFFSLTIDGRARYFHGYCDLGDPCSPDCLKAVIAERESRPAKAMTREERLEHIWSATNDDYRGYADWRFPHAARGRRIVIVYRRVRGRDFKLLDQLTDAEIGAKLPVHLRYLPDPIAA
- a CDS encoding DUF3991 and toprim domain-containing protein; amino-acid sequence: MERNDVEELKERVLCAAVLEKAGFAIDLKESTRRAVKYRRGDDIVIVIHDGKGWFDPLSEAKGDVYALVAHLDHVAFTECLDRVAELVGFIPNEPVWTRPARIRAADVGIAERWHRRRKPWPGSLTRRYLGEERALSDTVVRAAIRNDRLREGPRGSMWAAHTDEAGVITGWEERGPEWRGFATGGAKVLFRFGPVDATRFCLTEAAIDAMSLAAIEDMRPDSLFLSTGGGWSPASVAAIRTLVMRDNALLVAATDNNAQGDAYAERLKAIAAEAPCGFERLRPNAGDWNEDLRSMKKEKDEEGKEALLPHARRPRQG
- a CDS encoding DUF3085 domain-containing protein: MFTFSVTDVHAVITRGRIDALANGGFRNPYYGLRPGKDEKPGLWLVGDEGVYLLSNGKLAEGQRPLVVYAEECDPKTNPGYWHYKRQHFGGDDGIEFLDAEMLVKQIAAVPRATYVRIEMTDTSMSITPIRR